One genomic region from Carcharodon carcharias isolate sCarCar2 chromosome 24, sCarCar2.pri, whole genome shotgun sequence encodes:
- the LOC121269365 gene encoding zinc finger protein 229-like: protein MEKPWKCEDCGKGFNYPSLLEIHRRIHTRQKPWKCEDCGKGFNYPEQLENHRRSHTGEKPWKCEDCGKGFNYPSLLRNHQRCHIGANTTEKPWKCEECGKGFDYPSLLRNHQRSHTGERPWKCEDCGKRFNYRHLLEVHRRSHTGEKPFICSVCGKGFIKSSCLMLHQRIHTEEKPFSCPSCGKRFRQSSKLNAHQQVHTGERLFTCSVCGKGFSRSAYLMIHERIHTEEKPFSCTFCGKKFRQSANLVTHQRIHTGERPFSCTYCGKGFRRSSSLSTHQRVHTGERPFTCSVCGKGFTQSASLVSHKRIHTEEKPFSCTSCGKRFRHPSTLTAHQRTHTGERPFPCSVCGKGFTQSRYLLKHQQVHKQGLDSNIKHVQN from the coding sequence ATGGAGAAGCCgtggaaatgtgaggactgtgggaagggattcaattatCCATCCCTGTTGGAAATCCATCGACGTATTCACACTAGgcagaaaccgtggaaatgtgaggATTGTGGTAAAGGATTTAATTATCCCGAGCAACTGGAAAaccatcgacgcagtcacactggggagaaaccatggAAGTGTGAGGATTGTGGCAAAGGATTCAATTATCCTTCCCTCTTGAGAAACCATCAACGCTGTCACATTGGAGCCAACACCacggagaaaccgtggaaatgtgaggAGTGTGGTAAAGGATTTGACTATCCGTCCCTGCTGAGAAACCAtcaacgcagtcacactggggagaggccatggaaatgtgaggactgtgggaaAAGATTCAATTATCGACATCTGCTGGAAGTCCACCGACGCagccacactggggagaagccattcatctgttctgtgtgtgggaaggggtttATTAAGTCATCCTGCCTCATgttacaccagcgaattcacactgaggagaagccCTTCAGTTGCCCTTCCTGTGGAAAGAGGTTCAGACAGTCATCGAAGCTCAATGCACATCAGCAAGTTCATACTGGGGAGAGACTGTTCACCTGCTcggtgtgtgggaagggattcagtcggtCAGCGTATCTCATGATACACgagcgaattcacactgaggagaagccCTTCAGCTGCACTTTCTGTGGAAAGAAGTTCAGGCAGTCAGCCAACCTCGTTACAcatcagcgaattcacactggggagagaccgttcagctgcactTATTGTGGAAAGGGTTTCAGGAGGTCTTCCAGCCTGAgcacacaccagcgagttcacactggggagagaccattcacttgttctgtgtgtgggaagggattcactcagtcggCCAGCCTTGTGTCACACAAGCGAATTCACACCGAGGAGAAGCccttcagctgcacttcctgTGGAAAGAGATTTAGGCATCCTTCCACCCTCACTGCACACCAACgtactcacactggggagaggccattcccctgctccgtgtgtggaaagggattcactcagtcacgcTATCTGCTGAAACACCAGCAGGTTCACAAGCAGGGGTTGGATTCTAATATTAAACATGTCCAGAACTGA
- the LOC121269366 gene encoding zinc finger protein 135-like: MEKPWKCGDCGKGFRSPSQLEIHRRTHTGERPFTCCVCGKGFAQSFSLVSHQRVHTEERPFPCSDCGKSFKSSEGLIQHQRVHTGEKPFSCSQCGKKFRQISHLTEHLRVHTGERPFTCSVCGKGFTCASHLTEHKRVHTGERPFNCSQCGKKFRQYSTLTEHKRVHTGERPFVCNVCGKGFVKSSHLLRHQRIHTGERPFTCSMCGKGFSTSSHLSEHQGIHTGEKPFTCSVCGKGFTCLSYLRRHKIVHSDERPCKCSNCGKRFKSRNELMKHQRIHTGERPFSCSVCGKGFTQSSQLSKHQLVHTDKRPFECSDCGKSFKSTGNLLRHQPTHTGERPFSCCVCGKGFARLSTLISHQLVHSDKETV; the protein is encoded by the coding sequence atggagaaaccgtggaaatgtggggactgtgggaagggattcagatccCCGTCTCAGTTGGAAATTCATcgacgcactcacactggggagagaccatttacctgctgtgtgtgtggtaaAGGATTTGCTCAGTCATTTAGCCTAGtgtcacaccagcgagttcacactgaggagagaccttttccatgctctgactgtgggaagagcTTTAAGAGCTCTGAAGGTTTAATTCaacaccaacgagttcacactggggagaaaccattcagttGCTCTCAGTGTGGGAAGAAGTTCAGACAAATATCTCACCTCACTGAACATCTAcgtgttcacactggggagaggcccttcacctgctccgtgtgtgggaaaggattcacttgtGCTTCGCACCTCACTGAACACAAGCgtgttcacacaggggagagaccattcaacTGCTCTCAGTGTGGGAAAAAGTTCAGGCAGTATTCCACCCTCACTGAACATAAGCgtgttcacactggagagagaccgttTGTTTGCAACGTTTGTGGGAAAGGATTTGTTAAATCATCACACCTTCTTCGACACCAACgtattcacactggagagagaccgttcacttgctccatgtgtgggaagggattcagcaCTTCATCTCACCTCAGTGAACACCAGGgtattcacaccggggagaaaccttttacctgctctgtgtgtgggaaggggttcacATGCTTATCCTATCTCAGAAGACACAAAATTGTTCACTCTGATGAGAGACCATGTAAATGTTCAAACTGTGGGAAGAGGTTTAAAAGTAGAAATGAACTGATGAAACACCAGcgtattcacactggggagaggccgttcagctgctctgtgtgtgggaagggatttactcagtcatcGCAACTCAGCAAACATCAACTTGTTCACACTGATAAGAGACCATTTgaatgctctgactgtgggaagagtTTTAAAAGCACAGGGAATCTGCTGAGACACCAACCCACTCatactggagagaggccattcagctgctgtgtgtgtggcaaGGGGTTTGCTCGGTTAAGCACCCTCATTTCACATCAACTGGTCCACAGTGATAAAGAGACGGTTTGA